Proteins encoded by one window of Actinocorallia herbida:
- a CDS encoding LLM class flavin-dependent oxidoreductase, whose amino-acid sequence MRQGLCVPNLGEFADARRVAELARRAEDAGWDGLFVWDHVVFPFAPLEVGDPWTALTLAAAATDRILLGPLVTAVARRRPGTLARQTTSLDRLSGGRLVFGAGLGFTLDAEYGTWGESSEPREVARRLDEGLDLLAALWSGDEVDRTGEFLTARKVRFLPTPVQRPRPPVWIGCDWPHRRPLRRAARWDGVAPMMTDPATGTWNATPEAVAELVAAVTALRAAPEEPFDVVITGRTPADDPARAIAEVKAIEAAGATWWLEGFRPGPGEYAAAIARIGAGPAR is encoded by the coding sequence CGGGGTGGGACGGCCTCTTCGTCTGGGACCACGTGGTCTTCCCGTTCGCCCCACTCGAGGTGGGCGACCCGTGGACGGCGCTGACGCTGGCCGCCGCCGCGACCGACCGGATCCTGCTCGGGCCGCTGGTCACCGCGGTCGCGCGGCGCAGACCGGGCACGCTCGCCCGGCAGACCACCTCGCTGGACCGGCTGTCCGGGGGACGGCTCGTGTTCGGGGCGGGCCTGGGGTTCACCCTCGACGCCGAGTACGGGACCTGGGGCGAATCGAGCGAGCCGCGCGAGGTGGCCCGCAGGCTCGACGAGGGGCTCGATCTGCTCGCGGCGCTGTGGTCGGGCGACGAGGTCGACCGCACGGGCGAGTTCCTGACCGCGCGGAAGGTGAGGTTCCTGCCCACCCCGGTGCAGCGGCCCCGGCCGCCGGTGTGGATCGGGTGCGACTGGCCGCACCGCAGGCCGCTGCGGCGGGCCGCGCGCTGGGACGGCGTCGCGCCGATGATGACCGATCCCGCGACCGGGACGTGGAACGCGACGCCGGAGGCGGTGGCGGAGCTCGTGGCGGCCGTGACCGCGCTGCGCGCGGCGCCGGAAGAGCCCTTCGACGTGGTCATCACGGGCCGGACTCCGGCCGACGATCCGGCGCGGGCGATCGCGGAGGTCAAGGCCATCGAGGCCGCGGGGGCCACCTGGTGGCTTGAGGGGTTCCGCCCGGGTCCCGGGGAGTACGCGGCGGCGATCGCCCGGATCGGAGCGGGACCCGCCCGGTGA